ACCGGTAATGAATATGGTCGTTCATGAACCCACTATTAAAAAACCTACAAATCCAGTTATGATTTGAAGTACAGGGACCAATCAAAGAAAACGCATTATGTAGAAGTCAAGGCTTCAAGAAATAGTGATGTAATTTTTTCTTTGACAAATAACGAGCTCGCTTTTGCAAATGCGCATGCTTCGAATTATGAAATAATCTTTGTTTTGTTAGATGATAAAGGAAAACCTATCGGCAATCCAAAAAATCTCGGGAATCTTTTTCATTTTAAAGACGGTGAGGACCTATTGAATAATGAAAAATTTTCTATAGAAAACAAGGAATTTACCATTTATGCAAAAATCGCAGATGAAAATAACTAGAATCCTTTTTTTTCATCTCGTGAATAACTTTTTCTAGGGAGTAGATTTCTTTTCGGGTTCTTAAGGGCAACGCCCTTAGGCCCCATCGGCAAGCTCTGGGCAACGGACGGGGGGGGGGTGAGCTACAGCGCTTGCGCTGTGCGAGCCAGGGGGAGGCTTCCCCCTTTACTTTTTCTTCATCCCCTTGATTTTTTCCTTGTGCATCGCCTTGAGTCTTGCTCGGTCTGCGTTGAGCGAGGCGATTTCCCGGGCGACGGCTTCGATTTCGGTCGGGTATAGTTTTGTGGGCAGAGCCCTGTAGTATTTCTTGAAGTCCTTGTCGCGAATAGTCCCTTCGGGAATTTTGTCGCCCATCTTCGCGTTGTTTCCGAAAATCACCAGGTCAATGAACTTGTCCTTCAGTTTCGGAAACTTTTCGCACAACGCTTGGATGTGCCCGTAGTTCTGGTGGTGCGGATTCTGTTTGCCGTGTGTTTCTCGCCGATGTGCCCGACCCCACGAAGTGGGGGAACGCCCGTTAGAACGGGAGGGCTTTGACAATCCAGCGACCGTCTCTTTTTGAACCGACTCGTTCAAGCGTTCCGTACTGCTGCAACTTCGCTAGATCACGTTCAATCGTCCTTGGGGTGACGGCAAACTTTTCTGCCAATTCCTTTTCGGTAAGGAAGTTGTTCTTTTTCAGCGCTGCGATAATCTTTTCTTGACGGGCGGTCAAGTGGATGGTTTCTGCAACTGGCGTCTCGACTTCAACATTCTGAACATCCTTTAGTGCTCCCAGAATCTTGTCCAGCATGAATTCGACAAAAATACTGCAGTCGCCGGCCGTGCTTGATGCGTTAATTGCGTTGTAGTATTCCTGTTGGTTGGCGTAGACCAGGTTCTCGACGGGCAGGTGCGCAAAGACAGGATTCCACTTGCCTAGAATAAGGGATTGCCACAGGCGGCCCATTCGTCCGTTGCCATCACGGAACGGGTGGATGAACTCGAATTCATAGTGAAAGATGCAGGACCGAATCAGCCAATGCATCTTGCTCCTCTTTAGCCAAGAAAAGAGGTTCTTCATCAGGATGGGCACCATTTTCGGTGGGGGAGCGAAATGGACGCACTTTTTCCCTTTAAATACGCCTTCATTGCAATTCCTGTATTTGCCCGCGTCGGGAATCATGCCCTGCATCATTACGCCATGGGCCTTGAGCAGGTCCTTTTCAGAAAACGCGTTCAGCGAAGGGTACAGTTCGTATGTCCGCAAGGCGTTCTTCACTTCCAGGATTTCGCGTGCAGGGGCCATAATCCGCTTGCCTTCGATGATGTCGGATACCTGATCTTCGGAAAGCATGTTGCCTTCTATCGCCAGGGAACTGTGGATGCTTTGAATCTGGTTGACCCTGCGCAGGCGCAGACTATCCGGCTGTTCCAAACGGATGGCAAACCGTTCGACCTTGGCCGCAATCTCTGCTGCAAGGTTGACTATCGCCGTGTTGAGCGTAAAGGGCGGCTCATATTTATCCGACATTTTCATGGACATCTTATCCGACATTAAACCGACATTATTCCGACATTTTAAATATATATTATGCGCCGTTGCCGGTCAAGTAGAATGCTTTATTTCTTCCTCAATTTCCCGCCAGCAAATACCACCAGGAGGGCGCCAGCGGCTACGCCGCCGACCTTCTTGAGGTCGCTCCAGAATTGCCGCCGTTTTGCCTTGCATTGTTCGCAAAGCTTCTCGGTGTCTTCGGGCTTGTCGCAGCCGCACTTCTTGCATTTGTTCCAGAGTTTTTGAGTCATCGCGAGATCTCCTTGGCGTCTGGATTCTAATATACTCAATTGCGTTAGATGAAGTCCTCTACTTTCGGGACATAATTCTCGGGGCATTCCTCTTTCTTGGTTTGCCGGAGCGCCTTGCGGAGCTTTGCGGCGAGTGTCTTGGATACGGGCTGCGAGGGCGGCAGCACGTCGACTGTGGGGGGTATGTCGGTTCTGATGCAGAAGACGTCTGCGTCTAAGGGGTTGAGGATGGCAACGACATAGCGGTCGTCGAGTATGTCCGGGTAGTTGTCCGGGAATTTTTCGCCGGTTGCTCCGCCGAGTGCATCCCAGATGGGTTTCATTTGCTCCTTGGTGGCGGGCGTCTGCCAGACGATTGCGAGTTCCACGAATTCATCGTTCGCAATTTCCACGATGTCGCCTTCCTTGAAGCGGATGGTTTCGGGATCCCTGCCGTAAAAGCCGGTGTCGCCCAGTTCCATGTTCTTCCCGTCGCAACGGCATACGCCCGAGGTGCTGCTTACTTGCCAGAGGGTGCCGTCTTTCAGGTAGCGCCTGGTGGATATGTCCCTCATGCCCGAGATAATGTGGCCGAGCGGCCGTTCGCTGACGACAAAGCCGTAGAGGTCCCAGTCGCCTTGGGCGGCAATCCGCTTGATGTGCTTCTCGGCTTCGGCGAGCGTCTCGAAGTAGCCGGCGTCTGTCCCGAATATGCAGAATCCGGGCTTGTTGCGGTAATCTTTGGGGCGCCCGTCTTCGTCGAGGCGGTACTTGGGCGTTGAAAGGCCGACGATTTCGTAAACCTGCAGTTTGTAGATCGTCCTGAAGTTTTCTCTGTCCACGTGGATGACTTTTATGCCCATGATGACCTCCTTATCTATATGAAATATAATCTCCAACTGCGACAAATAATGACATATAGGGAGGAAAATTTATTCCGACATTAATCGTTCAATGAAACAGAAATGTCCAATAAAATGTCCAATAAAGAATGATGGCGGTTGGGTGATGAGTTGGGCAATAAGTTGGGTGATAACGGTCTTATTTCCTTTTCCACTTCGCAATACGCGTCTCGCATTCAGCCTTAGGCAAACGCATGTTCAAAGTCATCAGGGCTTCAAGATTCTCCGCTGCTTCCAACGCAGACAATAATCCATATTCAACGAAATTGTCAAACAGGTAGAGAACGCCAGAAACCTTCACGTTGTCTTTTTCTGCGGCGGAGCGAAGTTTGCCGTCACCCGTCAAAAGTCGCCCATCGACCTTTTTAGCATAGTACCAAACTGAACAATCCGCAATGGATGTGTTGTTTTTGCTGTTAGACTGCAGAAGCAGAATTTCGCTAAACTCGTCGAAATCAAACGAGGCGACGCCCAACTTTTTTGCCTTGATAAACTTCTGAATAATTTTCTGTTGTTCCGGTCTCTCTATTTCACTGATTACGAAGTCGGTCGTAAAAATTTCGCAGGGTAGGGCAAAGAACGCTTCCAGCAATTGAACTGAAAGTAAGTCAATTATGACGTTTGCATCACTGATGACAATCCGTTCTTCAATCATACCAGTGCGAGATCCCTACGGACTTGTTCGATGTCCAGGTGCAACAGGTTTGCCGCCTTGGATATGGTGATGAGTTCCTTGCTCAGCGCCTTATAGACCAGGCTCACGAAACGGGTGGATTCTTCGTAGTGGTACAGCGACTTTTCGATAAGTGCCCTAAATTTCGTTGCCTTGTTTTTCTGGATGCAGAAGGTGCGGTAGCGCTGTTCCGAGATGATGCCGCATTCCTTCGCCTTGTACATGATTGCATCGCAAGAGATTCCGTAGCCGAGCTGGATGGCTCTCAGTTCCTGGTACGAGATGTCCTTGCGGGCCTTGCCGAGGATCCGCTTGAGTTCGGGTTCCGGGACCAGCATTTCGCTTGCGAACAAGTGGCAGAAAGATTCTTCCTGCTTTTTGTCGATGGGCTTGGGGAAGCGAAGCACGAGGTGCCCGAGTTCGTGAAGCGCGGTAAAGCGTTTGCGCTCGACAGAGAACGTCCTGTTCAAAATGACGACGTGGAATTTTTCGTTGACCAAACTACTCATGCCGTCAAAGGATTCCGGGGCGTCAATCTCGATGACTTTCACGCCGTGGTTTTCGAGCAGGTCGATTACATTCACGATGCCTGCCAGGCCGAGCTTCCATTCCTTGCGGACTACCGCTGCGGCCATTTTAACGTCTTCGGCGGAGTTGGCCTTGATTTGGGGAATGTGGTGTTTCGCGGCAGAGCTGCTGCAGATTTCCTCGATGTTGATGTAGCGTTCCATCAGGTCGGCGATGGTTTCGCGGAGGCTGTTTTCCTTTTTCTGCGGGAGCGAGCTTTTCTTGCGGAACCTCACGGAATCTACCTGCACCGTAAAGGGCCTGAAAAAGTAGTCAATGGGCAGGCCCAGCGCCTTGGATAGTGCGATAATAATGCCACTATTCGGTGCGAGCTGGCCGTTCTCGTACTTTGAAATCGCCATCTTTGAGACGACATTCCCCATGGCCGTACAAAGTTCGTCCATAGAGAGCCCTTTCATAATTCGGGCGTTTTTGAGTCTAGCTGAGAAAATGGAAAGGTCTGCCATAAAGTCTCCCGTTGTTTACAAATATATATCTTTTTATAGATTTTGTAAACCCGACTATATATCCGACTGCAAAGGCGACAATAACACTACAATAAATGCTACAAAAAAAACGCTACAATAAAACCTATGGATATAATGCAGGCGATACTTACTTGAGGACCATTTTGTTGGTGACAACCAAATGGTCTGCTTTGTAAAATTTTTTCCTAACCCTTGCCACATCTGTCGATTTTAGGTACATTAACGCCCGACGCATCTCGCTGTTTTAAGGCGAGGTGCGTTTTTGTTTTAACCGGCTTTTCGGTTTTGCAAGAACGCCTCTAACATCAACCGGTTGCAAATTGCGGCCACTTGGAGGCTATAATGGAAAAAATAAGTCCTTTTTATAACGATGCTGTTCAGCAGATAAAGTCTGCTATTCTCGAAAGCCAGTTGGAGACGGCTCGGGCGGCCAACAAGCAGATGCTATCGCTATACTATGCGATAGGCAAGTTCGTTTCCGAAAATTCCCGCAAGGGAACCTGGGGTACAGGGGCGATAGATACAATAAGTGCTCAACTTCGGCGGGAATTGCCTGGATTGCGAGGATTTTCGGCATCTAACATCAAAAAAATGAGGATATTCTTTGAGCGATGGCTCCCTGTTTTAAATCGCCAGCCAATGGCTGACGAATTAGAAAATGTCGAAAATAGCGAAAAATCGGCAAAAATACCGATTTTTGCGCTTCTTAATCTAAATCGTTCGCCATTGGCGAACGATTTGGACTTCACCGAATTTCTAGAGCTGAGTTTTACTCACCATATGGAAATCCTTCTGAAGACCTCCACTTTGGAAGAGCGTGCTTTCTACATTCATCAGGCACTCATAAACCATTGGGACAAGTACGCTCTGCGCGATTACCTCAAGGCGGATTTGTATCACCACCAAGGGCAACTCCCCAATAATTTCGCATTAACCTTGCCCAAAACGCTCCATGCGCAAAAGGCAATCTCGATGTTCAAGGACGAATACTTGCTTGACTTTGTCAATGTGGAAGAACTTGACGAGCGTAATC
Above is a genomic segment from Fibrobacter sp. UWB5 containing:
- a CDS encoding Fic family protein, encoding MSDKMSMKMSDKYEPPFTLNTAIVNLAAEIAAKVERFAIRLEQPDSLRLRRVNQIQSIHSSLAIEGNMLSEDQVSDIIEGKRIMAPAREILEVKNALRTYELYPSLNAFSEKDLLKAHGVMMQGMIPDAGKYRNCNEGVFKGKKCVHFAPPPKMVPILMKNLFSWLKRSKMHWLIRSCIFHYEFEFIHPFRDGNGRMGRLWQSLILGKWNPVFAHLPVENLVYANQQEYYNAINASSTAGDCSIFVEFMLDKILGALKDVQNVEVETPVAETIHLTARQEKIIAALKKNNFLTEKELAEKFAVTPRTIERDLAKLQQYGTLERVGSKRDGRWIVKALPF
- a CDS encoding ImmA/IrrE family metallo-endopeptidase, yielding MADLSIFSARLKNARIMKGLSMDELCTAMGNVVSKMAISKYENGQLAPNSGIIIALSKALGLPIDYFFRPFTVQVDSVRFRKKSSLPQKKENSLRETIADLMERYINIEEICSSSAAKHHIPQIKANSAEDVKMAAAVVRKEWKLGLAGIVNVIDLLENHGVKVIEIDAPESFDGMSSLVNEKFHVVILNRTFSVERKRFTALHELGHLVLRFPKPIDKKQEESFCHLFASEMLVPEPELKRILGKARKDISYQELRAIQLGYGISCDAIMYKAKECGIISEQRYRTFCIQKNKATKFRALIEKSLYHYEESTRFVSLVYKALSKELITISKAANLLHLDIEQVRRDLALV
- a CDS encoding YhcG family protein, whose protein sequence is MEKISPFYNDAVQQIKSAILESQLETARAANKQMLSLYYAIGKFVSENSRKGTWGTGAIDTISAQLRRELPGLRGFSASNIKKMRIFFERWLPVLNRQPMADELENVENSEKSAKIPIFALLNLNRSPLANDLDFTEFLELSFTHHMEILLKTSTLEERAFYIHQALINHWDKYALRDYLKADLYHHQGQLPNNFALTLPKTLHAQKAISMFKDEYLLDFVNVEELDERNPQDIDERVVENSIVQNVKNFILTFGKDFTYVGHQIHIEKLDHDMWVDLLFYNRELQSLVVVELKKGEFKPAYLGQLSAYMRVLNDDERKANENPVIGIILCKGADKSFVEYLLQDYNQPMGVATYKVMPEKLKAVMPDEKLLLEVM